In one window of Leguminivora glycinivorella isolate SPB_JAAS2020 chromosome 10, LegGlyc_1.1, whole genome shotgun sequence DNA:
- the LOC125230286 gene encoding uncharacterized protein LOC125230286, which produces MGSQPINHAAEMTETTPFYSQVCEKPNDPLNYSQDMDAYLKYQDLLLNPSLEIPLSGTPAKSQKKIAKKGKRKIKEMGLNSHVIRKVTKGKRLIKISISDLEQSNIESNGVTVQYVVQDDYDELLNATEGLVEKIVKKLSEVSNY; this is translated from the exons ATg ggcTCGCAACCTATTAACCACGCTGCTGAAATGACTGAAACCACACCATTTTATTCGCAAGTTTGTGAAAAACCGAATGATCCGCTCAATTATTCTCAAGACATGGATGCGTACCTGAAATACCAGGATTTGCTCCTGAATCCATCTTTAGAAATTCCATTATCAGGTACACCAGCAAAAAGTCAGAAGAAAATCGCTAAGAAAGGAAAgaggaaaataaaagaaatgggtTTAAATTCCCATGTCATCAGAAAGGTTACAAAAGGAAAGCGTCTGATTAAAATCAGTATATCCGATTTGGAGCAATCAAATATCGAATCTAATGGGGTTACAGTACAATATGTTGTTCAAGATGACTATGATGAGTTATTAAATGCAACTGAAGGTCTGgtagaaaaaattgtaaaaaagttgAGTGAAGTGAGTAATTattag
- the LOC125230460 gene encoding uncharacterized protein LOC125230460 isoform X1, with translation MMLFRTYKYTVQCDIRHMYRMIAMHPEHRRLQNILWRADDTLQCLQLQTITYGLKSSAYLATKCLVELAKKYKAQFPLASEAIIKNSYVDDVQGGSDTLQGALQLKSELISLMSKGSFQLHKWISNNTEILQDIPQEKIGLTKRDIDQDKSIVKILGLSYDAREDAYKMSGRVLTSPEVPTKRNVLSSVSRLYDPMGFVGPLTVKAKLILQQIWQYDLEWDSPLPPELVKIWQTFYNNLISMPNMTIPRYINLSEASSVQLIGYCDASVAAYGCCIYIKAVVNGKPYIHLLCSKSRIAPLSSKLTIPKLELNGALLLAKLVNHVAALLSISDVHLFSDSKIVLAWLDSSSLKVPAYIGNRVKEINKLTDTMSWKYTPGLLNPSDILSRGADPQEIINCRLWRHGPDYLTEGNEYNFHVSEISPPLCSIELPSSDEHVALSATVNDNVIDPFFERFSSLFRMIRVTVYTLRFINKCKGKSGSSNLISVKEYRDALTLIIKCVQRHYFHNELSCIEKDKAITSNLKSLTPFIDSAGLLRVGGRLDNATHLDFSYLTPGHFLIGTELTSVPQPDLTAVPSNRLRFWRCCEQMRQHFWSVWSKEYLSSLNQRTKWQKTEPNLKVGMMVLLQVPNTPPLTWPLGRVSKVFYGNDGNVRVVEVQTSDKKLHSRAVSKIVVLPIEA, from the exons ATGATGCTTTTTCGTACATACAAATACACGGTGCAATGTGACATACGTCACATGTACCGAATGATAGCTATGCACCCTGAGCATAGGCGCCTACAAAACATTCTGTGGCGGGCCGATGACACTTTGCAGTGTTTACAATTACAAACCATAACATATGGATTAAAAAGCAGTGCCTACCTTGCCACTAAATGTCTTGTAGAGctagcaaaaaaatataaagctCAATTTCCATTGGCCAGTGAAGCTATCATTAAGAACAGTTATGTTGATGATGTGCAGGGCGGCTCAGATACACTTCAGGGAGCTTTACAACTAAAAAGTGAACTTATTTCTCTCATGAGTAAAGGTAGCTTTCAATTACATAAATGGATTTCCAATAATACAGAAATATTGCAAGACATACCTCAGGAAAAAATTGGCCTTACCAAGCGAGACATTGATCAGGATAAATCAATTGTTAAGATCTTAGGACTATCTTATGATGCCCGAGAGGATGCATACAAAATGAGTGGCCGTGTACTCACCTCTCCTGAGGTTCCCACTAAGAGAAATGTACTTAGTTCTGTCAGCAGACTCTATGATCCAATGGGTTTTGTCGGACCTCTTACCGTCAAAGCAAAACTTATTTTACAACAGATTTGGCAATATGATTTAGAATGGGACTCTCCCCTGCCACCTGAATTGGTAAAAATCTGGCAAACattctataataatttaattagcaTGCCTAATATGACCATACCACGATACATAAACTTGTCTGAAGCCAGCAGCGTACAGCTCATAGGATATTGTGATGCATCTGTTGCAGCTTATGGCTGTTGTATATACATCAAGGCAGTAGTAAATGGCAAACCTTACATACATTTACTTTGTTCCAAGTCGAGAATAGCTCCACTTTCATCTAAATTGACAATTCCAAAGCTTGAGTTGAACGGGGCCCTCCTACTGGCCAAGTTGGTAAACCATGTAGCCGCTCTACTAAGTATATCAGATGttcatttgttcagtgactcaAAAATTGTATTGGCCTGGCTCGACTCCTCTTCGCTTAAGGTACCAGCCTATATAGGCAACCgtgtaaaagaaataaataagctGACAGACACAATGTCATGGAAATATACTCCTGGCCTCCTTAACCCTAGTGACATCTTATCACGAGGCGCAGATCCTCAAGAAATAATTAATTGCAGGCTGTGGCGTCATGGCCCAGACTATTTGACAGAAGGCAATGAGTACAATTTTCATGTGTCAGAAATAAGTCCACCTCTGTGTAGCATAGAACTTCCAAGCTCAGATGAGCACGTAGCATTAAGTGCCACTGTAAATGACAATGTTATTGATCCATTTTTTGAACGATTTTCAAGCCTTTTCAGAATGATCAGAGTAACTGTATACACATTgagatttataaataaatgtaaaggaAAATCAGGTTCATCAAACCTAATTTCTGTAAAAGAGTATAGAGATGCCTtgactttaataataaaatgcgTGCAAAGGCACTACTTTCATAATGAGCTTTCATGTATTGAGAAGGATAAAGCTATAACCTCCAATTTGAAATCACTCACCCCTTTCATTGACTCGGCAGGCCTTCTTCGCGTGGGTGGAAGGTTGGACAATGCCACACACTtagat TTTTCATATTTAACTCCGGGACACTTCTTGATTGGTACTGAATTAACATCTGTTCCTCAACCTGACTTGACAGCAGTCCCCAGTAATCGACTTAGATTTTGGAGGTGTTGCGAACAAATGCGACAGCATTTCTGGAGTGTCTGGTCCAAGGAATACCTATCATCGCTAAACCAAAGAACTAAATGGCAAAAAACAGAACCTAATTTAAAGGTTGGCATGATGGTATTGCTACAGGTTCCAAACACTCCGCCCCTAACCTGGCCCTTAGGTAGGGTCAGCAAAGTGTTTTATGGTAATGATGGTAATGTAAGAGTTGTGGAGGTACAGACCTCAGATAAAAAATTGCATTCCCGTGCTGTGTCAAAAATTGTGGTCTTGCCAATAGAGGCATAG
- the LOC125230460 gene encoding uncharacterized protein LOC125230460 isoform X2: protein MMLFRTYKYTVQCDIRHMYRMIAMHPEHRRLQNILWRADDTLQCLQLQTITYGLKSSAYLATKCLVELAKKYKAQFPLASEAIIKNSYVDDVQGGSDTLQGALQLKSELISLMSKGSFQLHKWISNNTEILQDIPQEKIGLTKRDIDQDKSIVKILGLSYDAREDAYKMSGRVLTSPEVPTKRNVLSSVSRLYDPMGFVGPLTVKAKLILQQIWQYDLEWDSPLPPELVKIWQTFYNNLISMPNMTIPRYINLSEASSVQLIGYCDASVAAYGCCIYIKAVVNGKPYIHLLCSKSRIAPLSSKLTIPKLELNGALLLAKLVNHVAALLSISDVHLFSDSKIVLAWLDSSSLKVPAYIGNRVKEINKLTDTMSWKYTPGLLNPSDILSRGADPQEIINCRLWRHGPDYLTEGNEYNFHVSEISPPLCSIELPSSDEHVALSATVNDNVIDPFFERFSSLFRMIRVTVYTLRFINKCKGKSGSSNLISVKEYRDALTLIIKCVQRHYFHNELSCIEKDKAITSNLKSLTPFIDSAGLLRVGGRLDNATHLDFSKKHNIILPKHCHVTKLIITQEHLMLKHAGLKLVLSGLCQKYCIINSIREVKSVINKCITCCRMKATASQQSVLW from the exons ATGATGCTTTTTCGTACATACAAATACACGGTGCAATGTGACATACGTCACATGTACCGAATGATAGCTATGCACCCTGAGCATAGGCGCCTACAAAACATTCTGTGGCGGGCCGATGACACTTTGCAGTGTTTACAATTACAAACCATAACATATGGATTAAAAAGCAGTGCCTACCTTGCCACTAAATGTCTTGTAGAGctagcaaaaaaatataaagctCAATTTCCATTGGCCAGTGAAGCTATCATTAAGAACAGTTATGTTGATGATGTGCAGGGCGGCTCAGATACACTTCAGGGAGCTTTACAACTAAAAAGTGAACTTATTTCTCTCATGAGTAAAGGTAGCTTTCAATTACATAAATGGATTTCCAATAATACAGAAATATTGCAAGACATACCTCAGGAAAAAATTGGCCTTACCAAGCGAGACATTGATCAGGATAAATCAATTGTTAAGATCTTAGGACTATCTTATGATGCCCGAGAGGATGCATACAAAATGAGTGGCCGTGTACTCACCTCTCCTGAGGTTCCCACTAAGAGAAATGTACTTAGTTCTGTCAGCAGACTCTATGATCCAATGGGTTTTGTCGGACCTCTTACCGTCAAAGCAAAACTTATTTTACAACAGATTTGGCAATATGATTTAGAATGGGACTCTCCCCTGCCACCTGAATTGGTAAAAATCTGGCAAACattctataataatttaattagcaTGCCTAATATGACCATACCACGATACATAAACTTGTCTGAAGCCAGCAGCGTACAGCTCATAGGATATTGTGATGCATCTGTTGCAGCTTATGGCTGTTGTATATACATCAAGGCAGTAGTAAATGGCAAACCTTACATACATTTACTTTGTTCCAAGTCGAGAATAGCTCCACTTTCATCTAAATTGACAATTCCAAAGCTTGAGTTGAACGGGGCCCTCCTACTGGCCAAGTTGGTAAACCATGTAGCCGCTCTACTAAGTATATCAGATGttcatttgttcagtgactcaAAAATTGTATTGGCCTGGCTCGACTCCTCTTCGCTTAAGGTACCAGCCTATATAGGCAACCgtgtaaaagaaataaataagctGACAGACACAATGTCATGGAAATATACTCCTGGCCTCCTTAACCCTAGTGACATCTTATCACGAGGCGCAGATCCTCAAGAAATAATTAATTGCAGGCTGTGGCGTCATGGCCCAGACTATTTGACAGAAGGCAATGAGTACAATTTTCATGTGTCAGAAATAAGTCCACCTCTGTGTAGCATAGAACTTCCAAGCTCAGATGAGCACGTAGCATTAAGTGCCACTGTAAATGACAATGTTATTGATCCATTTTTTGAACGATTTTCAAGCCTTTTCAGAATGATCAGAGTAACTGTATACACATTgagatttataaataaatgtaaaggaAAATCAGGTTCATCAAACCTAATTTCTGTAAAAGAGTATAGAGATGCCTtgactttaataataaaatgcgTGCAAAGGCACTACTTTCATAATGAGCTTTCATGTATTGAGAAGGATAAAGCTATAACCTCCAATTTGAAATCACTCACCCCTTTCATTGACTCGGCAGGCCTTCTTCGCGTGGGTGGAAGGTTGGACAATGCCACACACTtagatttttcaaaaaaacataatataattttgccGAAGCACTGCCATGTAACTAAATTGATCATTACTCAAGAGCATTTAATGCTCAAACATGCAGGGTTAAAGCTTGTCCTTAGTGGCCTCTGTCAAAAATATTGTATCATCAATTCTATAAGAGAAGTAAaatctgtaataaataaatgtataacaTGTTGTAGGATGAAGGCCACTGCTA GTCAGCAAAGTGTTTTATGGTAA
- the LOC125230459 gene encoding uncharacterized protein LOC125230459, translating to MATEAIKKLVASRAQCKASLTKLEKFIQQDSRVFTSENLQTRKASLITAFERYQDICVQLSVMSTEHAIAEDAEDETEERYYNILAAFESAITTIDGKPRVHAHASEGSWKTAHLPNLDIPTFDGRDISAYKPFVEMFEAVVHNDARLSAVQKLCFLKKYLKGEPLHLIDTLPIVGASYPAAVELLKKRYDNAALIVNGHVNTLLDLPSLHRGTALQLRDMVAKVRQHLTALQNLEQPVTSWDSLLSCILLRKLDSFTVRLYHTERDNSEQHTAKFPSFWLQTSSAELCKTERLKQALRIQCC from the exons ATGGCGACCGAAGCAATTAAAAAACTCGTCGCGTCGAGGGCTCAGTGCAAGGCGTCGCTGACCAAACTAGAAAAATTCATTCAGCAGGATAGTCGTGTCTTCACTTCAGAGAACCTGCAGACAAGGAAGGCGTCACTCATCACAGCGTTTGAAAGGTACCAAGACATATGCGTGCAATTATCGGTCATGAGCACGGAGCACGCGATCGCAGAGGACGCCGAGGACGAAACAGAAGAGCGTTACTATAACATCTTGGCCGCCTTCGAAAGCGCAATTACCACAATTGATGGTAAACCGAGAGTGCATGCGCATGCATCAGAGGGTTCTTGGAAAACTGCACACCTGCCAAACCTAGACATACCTACATTTGATGGCCGTGATATATCGGCTTACAAGCCGTTTGTAGAGATGTTTGAGGCTGTAGTTCACAATGATGCGAGACTGTCCGCGGTGCAAAAGTTGTGTTTTTTGAAGAAATATTTGAAAGGAGAGCCACTTCACCTCATTGACACGCTGCCAATAGTAGGAGCTTCCTACCCAGCGGCTGTGGAGCTTCTAAAAAAGCGCTATGACAATGCAGCGCTTATTGTCAACGGACATGTGAACACGCTGTTGGACTTACCATCGCTACATCGAGGTACTGCGCTGCAGCTGCGAGACATGGTGGCGAAGGTTCGCCAGCACCTCACCGCGCTACAAAATCTGGAGCAACCTGTAACATCATGGGACAGCCTGCTCTCCTGCATCCTGCTAAGGAAATTGGATTCCTTCACTGTGAGACTCTACCACACGGAGAGGGACAACAGCGAGCAACACACT GCGAAGTTCCCCTCCTTCTGGCTGCAGACATCTTCTGCAGAGTTATGCAAGACGGAAAGATTGAAGCAGGCCCTGAGGATCCAGTGCTGCTGA